From the Acidovorax carolinensis genome, one window contains:
- the msrA gene encoding peptide-methionine (S)-S-oxide reductase MsrA, whose product MTQQTITLGGGCFWCTEAVFDRVRGITDVESGYTNGHTLNPSYEQICQGDTGHAEVVRLTFDADEISLQEILEIFFHTHDPTTLNRQGNDVGTQYRSGIYFENPEHGDIANDMIRQMSQDKLFGAPITTEVKPLANYSAAEAYHQDYFANNPHAGYCAFVVGPKVEKFRKTFARYLKPD is encoded by the coding sequence ATGACACAGCAAACCATCACCCTGGGAGGCGGCTGCTTCTGGTGCACCGAAGCGGTGTTTGACCGCGTGCGCGGCATCACCGATGTGGAAAGCGGCTACACCAACGGCCACACGCTGAACCCCAGCTACGAGCAAATCTGCCAGGGCGACACCGGCCACGCCGAGGTCGTGCGCCTGACCTTCGATGCCGACGAAATCAGCCTGCAGGAGATTCTGGAAATCTTCTTCCACACCCACGACCCGACCACCCTCAACCGCCAGGGCAACGACGTAGGCACGCAATACCGCAGCGGCATCTATTTTGAGAACCCCGAGCATGGCGACATCGCCAACGACATGATTCGCCAGATGTCGCAAGACAAGCTGTTTGGCGCGCCCATCACCACCGAGGTGAAACCGCTAGCCAACTACAGCGCCGCCGAGGCCTACCACCAGGATTACTTTGCGAACAACCCCCACGCGGGTTACTGCGCATTTGTGGTGGGCCCCAAGGTGGAGAAGTTTCGCAAAACCTTTGCGCGTTACCTGAAGCCCGATTGA
- a CDS encoding TetR/AcrR family transcriptional regulator, which translates to MHTPTSPSPTTAVKRERRKEARPGELIEAALELFVEKGFAATRVDEVAARAGVSKGTLFLYFSSKEELFKAVVRENIAGRFAEWTLELDAFEGNTDDLLRYCYKVWWERIGNTKASGITKLMLSEAHHFPEITQFYQREVMGPGQALIRRILQRGVDRKEIRPLDMDYAVYLVLAPMMFLMLWKHSMGACVPDALDLDPEKYLAMQADNILHGLYTAAPASVTPSA; encoded by the coding sequence ATGCACACCCCAACCTCCCCATCTCCCACCACTGCGGTCAAGCGCGAACGGCGCAAGGAGGCGCGCCCCGGCGAACTCATCGAAGCGGCGCTGGAGTTGTTTGTCGAGAAGGGCTTTGCGGCCACCAGGGTGGATGAAGTTGCAGCGCGTGCGGGGGTGTCCAAAGGCACGCTGTTTCTGTACTTCTCCAGCAAGGAAGAACTGTTCAAGGCCGTGGTGCGCGAAAACATCGCGGGCCGCTTTGCCGAATGGACGCTGGAGCTGGACGCTTTTGAGGGCAACACCGACGATCTGCTGCGCTATTGCTACAAGGTGTGGTGGGAGCGCATTGGCAACACCAAGGCCTCGGGCATCACCAAGCTCATGCTGAGCGAAGCGCACCACTTCCCCGAAATCACCCAGTTCTACCAGCGCGAAGTGATGGGCCCCGGCCAGGCGCTGATCCGCCGCATCCTGCAGCGGGGTGTGGACCGCAAGGAGATTCGCCCCCTCGACATGGACTACGCGGTGTATCTGGTGCTCGCCCCGATGATGTTTCTGATGCTGTGGAAACACTCCATGGGCGCCTGCGTGCCGGACGCCCTGGATCTGGACCCCGAAAAATACCTGGCCATGCAAGCCGACAACATCCTGCACGGTCTGTACACAGCAGCGCCCGCCTCTGTCACCCCATCGGCCTGA